The Arachis ipaensis cultivar K30076 chromosome B05, Araip1.1, whole genome shotgun sequence nucleotide sequence GGGATATCTCTAATTTTTTCAACAAAATCTTCTTGCCTTTTTATTTGAGACCATGTTTGCTTAAGAATTGTCAAATCATGCCACTCGAACTCACATTTTCCAATAAGCGGCAATACAATTTCTATCCCAAGAGGTAGgttgtctctttttttttctttttgtgtgcGCTCTGATAATTCTATGACTACTCTCTTTTCTTGACTATATTAGTTGACCCATAAATATTATCCTTATCCatgttaaaaatttaataatatctTTGCTAAGTTGGACAATGCATATGTAATAAATGGGAAAACAAAATTAGTATTaaagaaaataacaacaaaaattattcaaaaaaacTTAAATATTTGACTCCTAAAAAAAGGTTCTAAGATTGTATATACAATGTGAAAGTGTTGGCTCTAGACTCCTTATTAAATCCTCGAATTTTTCTACTGACGTTAATATTTTGCTAATAGTAAACAAACTTTACCCATACGGAGAAAAAATGTTAAATTCGAGCAAAGGATTTTTATGTGCTTATACGAAATCGAAGGTTTTACAAAGCATCACTACTTATTCCTCCATCTAATCTATGGGTGTTGAGTTCGGATTTAGAGCTTATGAGTAAGtatgataaaaagaaaaataatttatgtaCAAATAATATAGACACAAATTACATACAAGATATtcaaggaaaaaataaaaaataaaaaaaagaccaACATaattaaacaacaaaaaataaaagattaatatAAGACTTAGCACAAAAAAAGGGTATTTGTCATTTTTGAAGAAAAGTATACCATGAGATTCAGAGTCACACTACCAATCAATTTTTCCATAAAAATAGAATGGTTGATTGAATGCCAAAAGCGAAAAAAGTCTGGATACTAGAGTTCAAGTTCTGGGGTCGATTACGAATAGGAAAGGGATTAGCACCCTATATCAgtacaaaataattattattttaagaaatttataaaattattattaaaatcaaagtttaacttaaaaaaagtgagtaataattattttatacttcttaaagtaaaataattatacactgatacagaatttaaaataaaattaaaatatttacattagaatactattttttcaaaaacttcTCTATAAACAATATTGATGGTTGAATTTGCAATCATTCCTACGTGATTCATAAGTAAAACTTTTAAacttctcttactcttaactttTGAAAGTGCCACATATAGTTGGTGACGATGAGAATTATTACCGGTTTAGAATCAATCAAAATAAGAATCACTTCGTTAGTAGCATAGCCCAAACCAACAATGAGTtctcacaatcaaagtttaaatcaaagaTGTCACAGTTTAAAtcaaataaccaagagtattcaaactcccgagtcgtctcccaaggagtacTTCTAGAACAACGAGTGTGCAAatccggttgtagtgatcaaggggttgtcaatgaagaaatgaaaatataaagcaataaaagaacatgcaaaattataatgattgaactaatgaagaaattaaagaaccgactatatAATATAagcaagtaaagtataaaagagatcAACATAAAAATGTATGAAATATtaaaagcatcaaaaagagtcttggcttggagtgagctaagggtccttttcttgttggaaccacaactatgataattatgatgaattaatctcacttgatcaaccctcacatcggaaggtAAGTTAAATAAGTGTTtccaacccacaaatcctaaatttctTGCTAATTGGCTTAGTAACAAATTagtgttagtgggaacaagaacaattaacaatccaagaattaaaactaaatgttggacattccaactctagaaacccaattgctcactttacccaagctaagaaccaaaaatttagcctaaaaccatgtttgacattttgtcaaacacttggtgggcaaaaaccttaaacatggagaaaatgagaaaatgcttgaaactaaaagcaacaattgatctcaatcaacaagaataacacaaggaagcatgaaacaaacatcaaacatcaaattcatcaacaagaaattaaaattgcaagagagaagcaaaattgaaaTATGACTTGAATTaaaagaaagagtaatgacaatgtaactataaagagtaataacaagagaatacttacaatgaaagctagcaaaaaccaagatcaaaaatggaaatggcacttgaatgtaaaaccgtaatataaaccctaatagagatgatgaaaaacttagaggaaaaaaactaactaaagctcCCTACTGCTACCCCTAAAACTATACTAAAATGATATGCTATCCTATATTGATCATttcccctccaatatgagctagaagacttcagaaataggcctccaaagcccccaaatcgcaaggcacgtgctattttaatgaagtcatgtgcggacacctgtgcggacgcacagatgcgtgcgtccgCACCCCTCGCAAGAAATCcagtcctgtgcgtacgcacaagtggccATGCGCACGCACAATAGGCGATGCTTGGCTGGACGCACGACGCGCTTGAAACACTCCACGCGCTCTGATTGGGcgactgtgcgcacgcacaggtagttgtgcgcacgcacgcgtcTCTAAGCTcacctcctttgattcttcaagtttcctccactttgcaagctcttcttctattttctccaacccattcctaccttatacacctgaaaacactcacaaacaacattaaggcatcgaatggaaggctgatggaataaaatagattaaattaagcacaaaagagaaCATTTCTATAATCAAGCACAATTTggaaggaaagttcaaaagcatgttattcaagggaataagtgcaagtttatatgatgaaaatacatccaattctaaccaaaaatcatcatcaaatatggattcatcagttgGCCATGTGTAAAAACTGGTTTGGGCAAGTACAATCCAACATGAGATAAAGTTTGTCCCAGAGACTTATTAATTGTCATGGCAAATGATACTATTATGGAAAACTGTCTTCGTTGGAATCTAACTGGGACGGTTTCATTTGTTGGTACCATATTCATTCTTGGAATCAAAGCAATATGACCAACATTGTTACCTGTTAAGACTTCACATTCTATGACATGATTTCCAAGCTTCCTAACTTGTAGCCTTGTACCATTACAAAGACCACTGGATTGGTCAATATTCCTCAGTAACATCACCAGAACACCAACCTTGAGTATTAATTTATGTGGAGGCAAACCAGAGCAATTTATGCTATTCAATAATTCAGGACCATAGAGATCTAGTTGACTCTCCATATTCTCTTCATCCATACAAATGGAATCCGAATTAAGATATAATTTCTCCCCTCTAGGAATGATAGCCATTAGATGGTTGTTGACCTCTTCAACAATGTCTAGTGTGGGTGCCAGTATAGTTTCTTGCTTTGAAAAAATCCTTTGAGGACATGTTttccaaaatatttggataagaaaaatgaaccaactcatcaaatgccTGGTCCAAagaaggaataacaatatctCCTGGAAGACATATCTCAGATTCACCATCAATATTGTCACCTATTAGACCATCACCAACTTTCAATAACTACTCACCAAATTACTCTGTCTCATCTTGATCTGAAGTAGTCGTCCCTACAGAGAGTCTCATGTTTTTTGTTAGTTTAAGCACCTGACAAAACTTCCAAAGGTAAGACGAATTCACGGTTGAATGAACAATATCTTGTCTCGATCCTCGTGGAATGACAGGAAAAATTTGTTTAAAGTCTCTACCTAGTAcaaccacttttcctccaaagGGAAAATCTTTGCTATATGTTGGAGAACACCTCATGATATCACCCAAGCATTTATCAAGCACTTCATAGCAGTACCTACTAACCATTGGAGCCTCATCCCAAATTATAAGTTTGTCTTCAACAGCAGCATTGCTTGAGGGGAACCAGGTTTGATGTTACATACAGAATCCTCAGTTATATTCAGCGGTATTTTGAACCTTGAGTGTGCCGTTCTTCCATTGGGAAGAAGTAAAGATGCAATACCACTCGAAGTAACGTTTAACACTATATCACCCCTTGAGCGAATCTCAGCAGACATAAGGTTCCAGAGAAATATTTTTCCAGTACCCCCATGACCATACACAAAGAAAAAACCCCCTTCATCACAATACACAGCTGTAACAATTTTATCGAATGCATATCTCTGCTCAGGTGTTGCGATGGCTAACATGTCTGAGgaatttttctttaaatcatcCCTGTTAAAGTTTAGCTCTTCTATAATATCCCTTTCGGTTAACAAAGAACTATCAACTTCAGTTGCTAAAGGCATAGGAGGATAGTCTTTCAAGGTTTTACCATAGGAATATAAGATCTTGTCTATATCCATTAAGCACAACTGCTTAATCTCATCATCTGACATTGTTAACTCTGCATATTATACGATACTGTAAAAATTtaatcaaactaaaaatgatcAATAAGGAAGAACTTTTATCATTGTAATTAATAAAAAGTCACCCCTCATGTTCATCACAGCTCTCTGTCGATACAAAATATCATCTGAGACTTCATGCCAACATCTATCCCAGACATGTTCTAGTCTTGAGATATTGTTGGATGTTAATAGAATGACAAATAACCTCCTAACATATGATCCTGAGGCCCATGAGCTTGCTTCCTTAATTGCATCAATGAATTCTTTGTCATCTTGCAAGAGTCCAAGGGCGAAGCATGCATCTCTATACGTAGCATAAATTGTTCCTCCTACTGTTCTTATATCTCGAAAACTCATACATCCTCTTTGAGTATTCAAGAGAAGTCGTTGGTAATATTCTTCGGTATTTGCTGCAAAAAACTTGGTTAAAATCCGAGTTTTAAGTTGTTAAATGGATTAAGCTAcgctattttaatttttatgtagcTACACATCCGCATAAGAATAATTTTctgaaaaaatatagaaaaataaaaaattgtgtaATCTACAGATTATAACTGTTGAAAGTTATTTGAACATTTATTTTCTAGTGtagataaatcaaataaaatggaCGTGGGGTACAAGctgttaagattttaaatttaaatcattaaataagtaagataaaaaaaatgaatataaaCTCATCATTACCTGCAGGTACATGAGTCAACCTTCCAATTGCGAAGCCTTTCTTTCGAGGAAACCACTTTGAAGAATCGTCCTTCCAAACAAACTTGGTTGGAAACTCAGCATAAATCAAACTTCGAGCATAGGGATATGACATGTTCACCGCCATCCATCCCAAAAAATGGACTTATGAGATATTGCTCTTTCGACGATATCATTCACATTAGAAGTTTCACCATAAACCACAGATTGCTCATCCTCTAAATGGAATGGAAGTCTAATCACAAATGGTTCTTTCTCTTAGATTTCGTATCCAAATAGACGCCAGACTGCCTCACATGTCAAAATGTACCTACAATCATAGTAATTCCTAATTTTGTCAACAACTTGTGTGGCTTCTGATGGATCACCAGCATTGTATAGAGTAGCTGTTACGCAGTCATTATCCTTGTGTACATACTTAAACAGATACTTAATAGAACTTTTTTGGCATGTGTATTCCACATTTATGTGGCACCCGAACTTGAGCAACAATTCTGGATTATACGAAACAATGAACTTATTGTCTAGTACACATTCCCTTTTCTTCATTGTTTGACCGTTATCAGTACGCCTATATTTGGAAAATCTGGCCTCATCAATGAGTGTTCGTTGTCTAAACTCTTTAGAATAGAACTTTGAACAAGATCCATTCTTCATGCAAGGTAAATTCTTGTTGTACGGACCACATGGACCATGTACCATGTAATTTTGAACAGCTCCATATAGATTTGGCCTTTCATTTTCATTAGGAATCTCAGTTGTTATATATTTGTCTATGTCATCTGGTGTTTGTGGCTTGAACTCATTACTCATGAATAAAAGGATATGTGCATGCGGAAGCCCTCTCTTTTGAAACTCTACAGTGCAAACatctgaaaattgaaaaagacaaATGAGCAAAGCATTACAACATAAGATTTTAATAAAGCGTTGCATAAACACAGACTTACATCCCAAAATTTTGCcaaatatttttccctcttttagGTCATCAATCAAACCATCAAGCTTGATCTTGAAAACTTGACATAATATATCAAGACGGTCTTCTGCCTTCAATCCAATGGGAGTCACTTCTCTTCTTATCTCATCCCATTCAGGGTTACAGGTTATGGTAATAAAATAGCTAGGATATCCTGCATATCTGCAAATTACAAATGCATCTTTACAATTATTCATCGTATACCTAGGTCCACCGGTAAAAGTACTGGGAAGAATGATTCTTTTGCCAAGCCTTGCAGCATCTACATCCCCATTTATAAGACTTTCATGCAAACATTTGTATTTATCAACCCTCAACTGTGGTTGTTTACACCTAAAGAATTTTAACCTCTCTGATTCCACTATTGTGTAGGCATCTACTAGAAACTGTTGGAATAATCTCTTTGATCTCAGAATTAATGGAGATTCACTCGTCCTTTTCTGTAGTCGAAAAGCAAAGAATTGTCGCAAAGtgattgttttgtttttctttgtaggCCTAGCGGAGATAGAATCTGATGTTGCAATACCCAAACGAAATCCATCCTCCCCATACAGAAACAACAATGGATATTGCAAGGCTAAATAAGATGGATGAAAAACATCAATCCGCTGGAGCTTTCTAGATTGACTCTCTATAATAATATCTCTATCTTTGCTAAGTTGTTCGACATCACCAACAATCAATGCAGCCACCTCGGATGCAGATGGTAAGTTGTATGTCCtgccatctgtagtccttttactAATCAACTTAAACTTTATGTTTGTGCAATTTTTCTGTTTGTACCTATCTCTTGCATAGCGAAAACTCTTTGCCAAACTATTATATTTGTCTAGCATATTTCTTAATATTGCCACAATTTCCCTATCCCACTCATTTATAGCTTCATTGGAactgcgaaaaaaaataaaatttatgttaTTTTCTCTCACAGataagaaataattaaaaagttTGACTGGTTACATGAAAATTACCGAAGTGTGCCTATTCGATTATCAATCTCATTTTCTGTGTCATAGATATATAGCTGGGCAAATGTTAGTCGCAAACTATCAGGAGAAAGTAAGCTACCAATGCTATGGTAGTTTTGACCCCCAAGCTTAAAAATTAGAGGAGCAGTCCCATTGTTCACCCCACGGTCAATTTTTTCGGCCATTGATGTAAAACAAAACATTGAATTAAATGTCcttatattttttagaaaatgAATACTTCTTTGATCTCCTCCATTATGAAGCTAAATGAGCTCATCAGGAGACACAGAAAGTAGAGGAATCTCGATCTTTTCTTCCATACAACATAATGAAAACTTTGGTTGGGGCGACTGTTTGGATTTAGCAAGCCTTTCTCCAGACCACATCTATGCCTTACAGTGTTGACATTGATAAATAGGATTTCCTATATCCCAGACATCTGCCAAATGAACTCTCTTTATATACTCAGTTGTCATACCGATGCAATTTAGTCCATGATGTACACAAAGATGCAAATAAACATACAGATAAAATTTTTGCATACCGTCTAAGGTTTCTGAGGATGGTATAAAATTATCTTCAATATCCACATCCAACATTGAATCATCATAACCATTCAAAACTACAATAAATAGAAATCATATAAAATGCAACATATATGTTGATGTATTACTAATAATTCATATCTCTTGAAAACTACAAACTTAAATTCTTGATATAATGAGAAATTACCTTCATCATCAACAAAAGGGTCAACATTTTGGCCACTTTGTGTGTCACCGCTTGGTGGGTGCATCTTAACAGTCGATAAATTTACATCTTCATAAAGTTGTGGCAAATTAATAGTCACCGAAGCAACAACAGAGGAAGATTGTCTTTTTTGCACCCCAATTATAGTAGAACTTCTTTACAAAAAGTTCAATTTTATTCAATTAAACGTTAGACactataagaaagaaaagaatataataataatgatcATCTTTTCTAAATTACCTTTCTGTTAGGCACGATCTGTGGGAACCGCAGTGTGATGGAAGCTGATTTTGTGGAACGACTTCCGTTAGATTATTGGCAGGTCCTTGTACACCGGAGTATGCTAGAATTGTAATAAATCTATGTTATATAAATAATTTCCGATGAAGTATACTTTTTGTTAAATATTGGTGTATGAATCATTTGGCAATCACTAATTATACGTACTATTTGTTAACACGGACAGTGGAGTTCTTGTCAATAAGGGATCCGTCCGTAGAGTTAAAGATTTAGATCTTATCTCTGATGAAGAAGGTCTTACATAATTAGGAGGAGTATTTTTCTTGTCCAATTCCATGCGAGGCACAGTGTACACCATACATAGATAGTTGCTTCCCTATGAATGAGTAATGAGAAATATATAGAAAATTTTCGTCATTAAactgatataaattaaatttagatAAATATGAGTCAGTTACAGTGAGAAAAATGTCACATTTATCTTCACTGGATTGTAAACTGAGAATATTAGATGAGGTACCAGTTTCTTGACACACTGTTCTTTGACTTGTAGTAATATGATGCACATTTTTTATGTACGTCAAAATTTGTATTATTGTTGTTCTTCGACACTGTTAagtcaagaaaaataaatgaaacaCAAATAATAATTATTCATGTAACTAATCTCGTATTTGATTTTATACAATTTTAGTAGTATACTTTCGtagttaaaaaatttttatatcttaaataatattaaataattaattaaactaaatagtacatgaagatttgaaaattgcATAGTTTTTATGTAATTCATAGCTtattaaatatgaatttaaaaaaatataaagatgaataattattttcagtttttcaatcactaaactaaaatatttaaaaaattatatatagtaTAAACTACTTCGCTAATATTCTCAACAATGATGATAGTTTAAactgtatttctcaaaaaaaaatagaaattaaaaaagtTTCACAAGAATACTTACCAGAAGCACAAAAAAAGCAGACTCATTatcatcaaatctttttcattttcttgccAAAATTATCATTCGTCTTAACCTTCCAACCTTGGATTGTGTGATTGGAGTAAGATACATTA carries:
- the LOC107640564 gene encoding uncharacterized protein LOC107640564, with product MAIIPRGEKLYLNSDSICMDEENMESQLDLYGPELLNSINCSGLPPHKLILKVGVLVMLLRNIDQSSGLCNGTRLQVRKLGNHVIECEVLTGNNVGHIALIPRMNMVPTNETVPFLHMAN
- the LOC107640563 gene encoding uncharacterized protein LOC107640563, with product MAEKIDRGVNNGTAPLIFKLGGQNYHSIGSLLSPDSLRLTFAQLYIYDTENEIDNRIGTLRSNEAINEWDREIVAILRNMLDKYNSLAKSFRYARDRYKQKNCTNIKFKLISKRTTDGRTYNLPSASEVAALIVGDVEQLSKDRDIIIESQSRKLQRIDVFHPSYLALQYPLLFLYGEDGFRLGIATSDSISARPTKKNKTITLRQFFAFRLQKRTSESPLILRSKRLFQQFLVDAYTIVESERLKFFRCKQPQLRVDKYKCLHESLINGDVDAARLGKRIILPSTFTGGPRYAGYPSYFITITCNPEWDEIRREVTPIGLKAEDRLDILCQVFKIKLDGLIDDLKEGKIFGKILGYVCTVEFQKRGLPHAHILLFMSNEFKPQTPDDIDKYITTEIPNENERPNLYGAVQNYMVHGPCGPYNKNLPCMKNGSCSKFYSKEFRQRTLIDEARFSKYRRTDNGQTMKKRECVLDNKFIVSYNPELLLKFGCHINVEYTCQKSSIKYLFKYVHKDNDCVTATLYNAGDPSEATQVVDKIRNYYDCRYILTCEAVWRLFGYEI